Proteins from a genomic interval of Arachis hypogaea cultivar Tifrunner chromosome 10, arahy.Tifrunner.gnm2.J5K5, whole genome shotgun sequence:
- the LOC112716357 gene encoding inositol hexakisphosphate and diphosphoinositol-pentakisphosphate kinase VIP2 isoform X2, with translation MIYYPSSAGGGMKELFRKVGNRSSEFHPEVRRVRREGSYIYEEFMPTGGTDVKVYTVGPEYAHAEARKSPVVDGVVMRNPDGKEVRYPVLLTPAEKEMAREVCIAFRQSVCGFDLLRSNGRSYVCDVNGWSFVKNSHKYYDDAACVLRKMLLDVKAPHLSSVIPPTLPWKVSEVLLPCESLTRQGSGINGTFGLAEELRCVIAVICHGDRTPKQKVKLKVTEESLLNIMIKYNGGRPRSEAKLKSAIQLQELLDATRMLVPRTRPDRESDSDAEEVEHAEKLRQVKAVLEEGGHFSGIYRKVQLKPLKWVKVTNSNGEVEERPTEALMVLKYGGVLTHAGRKQAEELGRYFRNKMYPGEGTGLLRLHSTYRHDLKIYSSDEGRVQMSAAAFAKGLLDLEGQLTPILVSLVSKDSSMLDGLENASIEMEAAKARLYDLITSGTNTADSDESAEFPWTVDGAGLPPNASELLPKLVKLTRKVTEQVRLLAKDEDKKLAERRLYDVNTPYDQATALGKTNMDVDRIAAGLPCGSEGFLLMYARWNKLERELYNERKERFDITQIPDVYDSCKYDLLHNAHLNLEGLDELFKVAQALADGVIPNEYGINPEQKLKIGSKVARRLLGKLLIDLRNTREEAISVAELKKNQDDHTLSMKTEKEDAEAKSKLHHRNDEARRSTTSNTLSMNETPIDQDDDDEQTKYRLDPKYANVRTPERHVRTRLYFTSESHIHSLMNVLRFCNLDESLQGEESLVCHNALVRLSETRELDYMSQIVLRMFENTEVALEDPKRYRIELTFSRGADLSPLENNDCEATSLRQEHTLPIMGPERLQGTGSYLTLETMEKMIRPFAMPEEDFPPPATPAGFSGYFSKSMLERIVNLWPFHRQSSTVGKW, from the exons ATGATATACTATCCCAGTTCAGCAGGTGGAGGTATGAAGGAATTATTTAGGAAG GTTGGCAACAGGTCCAGCGAGTTCCATCCGGAGGTGAGAAGAGTGAGGCGTGAAGGCTCATATATTTATGAGGAATTCATGCCAACTGGAGGGACAGATGTTAAG GTTTATACAGTAGGTCCTGAATATGCTCATGCTGAGGCAAGGAAGTCCCCCGTTGTTGATGGTGTTGTTATGAGAAATCCTGACGGGAAGGAA GTTAGGTATCCAGTGTTACTGACTCCTGCTGAGAAGGAAATGGCTCGAGAGGTTTGCATTGCATTCAGACAATCG GTTTGTGGGTTTGATCTTTTGAGAAGCAATGGACGTTCTTATGTTTGCGATGTGAATGGCTGGAGCTTTGTTAAAAACTCACACAA GTATTACGATGATGCTGCCTGTGTACTGCGGAAGATGTTATTAGATGTAAAAGCACCTCATCTTTCTTCTGTCATTCCACCAACGTTACCATGGAAAGTAAGTGAAGTACTCCTTCCTTGTGAGTCACTAACTCGTCAGGGTAGTGGTATTAATGGCACTTTTGGACTCGCGGAAGAATTACGTTGCGTAATTGCTGTTATTTGCCA TGGTGATAGAACTCCTAAACAGAAGGTGAAGTTAAAGGTTACTGAAGAAAGCCTGTTGAACATAATGATAAAATACAATGGAGGCCGACCTAGATCTGAG GCAAAGCTTAAAAGTGCTATTCAGCTGCAAGAGCTGTTAGATGCCACACGAATGCTGGTCCCTCGCACTAG ACCAGATCGAGAAAGTGACAGTGATGCTGAAGAGGTTGAGCATGCTGAAAAACTTCGCCAAGTTAAAGCAGTCCTTGAGGAG GGAGGACATTTCTCTGGCATATATAGGAAGGTTCAACTAAAGCCACTAAAATGGGTCAAAGTGACAAACAGCAATGGTGAAGTTGAAGAACGACCCACGGAAGCTCTTATGGTTCTAAAATATGGTGGTGTTCTTACACATGCTGGCAGAAAGCAG GCTGAAGAACTTGGAAGATATTTCCGAAACAAAATGTATCCAG GTGAAGGTACGGGATTGCTTCGCCTTCATAGTACATACCGTCATGATCTTAAGATTTACAGCTCTGATGAGGGTCGTGTCCAG ATGTCTGCTGCTGCATTTGCCAAAGGTCTTCTTGACCTAGAAGGGCAACTAACACCAATCCTG GTTTCACTCGTTAGCAAGGACTCCTCCATGTTGGATGGGCTTGAAAATGCCAGTATTGAAATGGAAGCAGCCAAG GCTCGGTTGTATGATCTTATTACCTCTGGTACGAATACAGCTGATAGTGATGAATCAGCTGAATTTCCTTGGACAGTTGATGGTGCTGGATTGCCACCCAATGCATCAGAATTACTTCCGAAGTTG GTGAAGTTGACTAGGAAGGTTACTGAACAAGTAAGACTACTTGCAAAAGATGAAGATAAGAAACTTGCAGAAAGAAGATTATATGATGTAAACACTCCTTATGACCAAGCAACGGCTCTTGGCAAGACAAATATGGATGTTGATCGTATAGCTGCTGGATTACCTTGTGGAAGTGAGGGGTTTCTACTGATGTATGCTCGGTGGAACAAGCTTGAAAGGGAGTTGTATAATGAACGCAAGGA GCGCTTTGATATTACTCAGATTCCAGATGTTTATGATTCATGCAA ATATGATCTGTTGCACAATGCCCATCTTAATCTAGAAGGACTGGATGAGCTTTTCAAAGTTGCTCAG GCACTTGCTGATGGTGTAATTCCAAATGAATATGGAATTAATCCAGAGCAAAAGCTGAAAATTGGTTCAAAG GTAGCTCGTCGGTTATTGGGAAAACTTTTAATTGATCTGAGGAACACTCGAGAGGAAGCCATTAGTGTTGCTGAGCTAAAGAAAAACCAAGATGATCACACATTAAGCATGAAAACTGAAAAGGAAGATGCAGAGGCCAAGTCAAAACTTCATCACAGGAACGATGAAGCGCGAAGATCCACCACTTCCAACACTTTGTCCATGAATGAAACACCCATAGatcaagatgatgatgatgaacaaacCAAATATCGTTTGGATCCAAA GTATGCAAATGTGAGGACACCTGAGCGTCACGTGCGGACACGCTTATACTTTACATCA GAATCACATATCCATTCACTTATGAATGTACTTCGGTTTTGTAATTTGGATGAATCTCTTCAAGGAGAAGAGTCTCTTGTCTGCCATAATGCTCTAGTGCGGCTAAGTGAAACAAGGGAGCTTGATTATATGAGTCAGATTGTTCTGAGAATGTTTGAAAACACAGAG GTGGCATTAGAAGATCCAAAAAGGTACCGCATAGAGCTGACCTTCAGCCGTGGTGCTGATTTATCCCCCTTGGAG AATAATGATTGTGAGGCTACTTCGTTGCGTCAGGAGCACACACTGCCTATAATGGGTCCGGAGAGGCTCCAGGGAACAGGTTCGTATCTCACATTAGAAACAATGGAGAAGATGATTCGCCCGTTTGCAATGCCTGAAGAAGACTTTCCTCCACCAGCAACACCAGCAGGATTCTCTGGCTATTTCTCAAAAAGTATGCTTGAGCGAATCGTAAATCTTTGGCCTTTCCATAGACAATCAAGTACTGTTGGGAAATGGTAA
- the LOC112716357 gene encoding inositol hexakisphosphate and diphosphoinositol-pentakisphosphate kinase VIP1 isoform X7, producing MYFLQCGNSCFLCLCEADNHHIMIYYPSSAGGGMKELFRKVGNRSSEFHPEVRRVRREGSYIYEEFMPTGGTDVKVYTVGPEYAHAEARKSPVVDGVVMRNPDGKEVRYPVLLTPAEKEMAREVCIAFRQSVCGFDLLRSNGRSYVCDVNGWSFVKNSHKYYDDAACVLRKMLLDVKAPHLSSVIPPTLPWKVSEVLLPCESLTRQGSGINGTFGLAEELRCVIAVICHGDRTPKQKVKLKVTEESLLNIMIKYNGGRPRSEAKLKSAIQLQELLDATRMLVPRTRPDRESDSDAEEVEHAEKLRQVKAVLEEGGHFSGIYRKVQLKPLKWVKVTNSNGEVEERPTEALMVLKYGGVLTHAGRKQAEELGRYFRNKMYPGEGTGLLRLHSTYRHDLKIYSSDEGRVQMSAAAFAKGLLDLEGQLTPILVSLVSKDSSMLDGLENASIEMEAAKARLYDLITSGTNTADSDESAEFPWTVDGAGLPPNASELLPKLVKLTRKVTEQVRLLAKDEDKKLAERRLYDVNTPYDQATALGKTNMDVDRIAAGLPCGSEGFLLMYARWNKLERELYNERKERFDITQIPDVYDSCKYDLLHNAHLNLEGLDELFKVAQALADGVIPNEYGINPEQKLKIGSKVARRLLGKLLIDLRNTREEAISVAELKKNQDDHTLSMKTEKEDAEAKSKLHHRNDEARRSTTSNTLSMNETPIDQDDDDEQTKYRLDPKYANVRTPERHVRTRLYFTSA from the exons ATGTATTTTCTTCAATGTGGTAATAGCTGTTTTTTATGCCTTTGTGAAGCTGACAACCACCATATAATGATATACTATCCCAGTTCAGCAGGTGGAGGTATGAAGGAATTATTTAGGAAG GTTGGCAACAGGTCCAGCGAGTTCCATCCGGAGGTGAGAAGAGTGAGGCGTGAAGGCTCATATATTTATGAGGAATTCATGCCAACTGGAGGGACAGATGTTAAG GTTTATACAGTAGGTCCTGAATATGCTCATGCTGAGGCAAGGAAGTCCCCCGTTGTTGATGGTGTTGTTATGAGAAATCCTGACGGGAAGGAA GTTAGGTATCCAGTGTTACTGACTCCTGCTGAGAAGGAAATGGCTCGAGAGGTTTGCATTGCATTCAGACAATCG GTTTGTGGGTTTGATCTTTTGAGAAGCAATGGACGTTCTTATGTTTGCGATGTGAATGGCTGGAGCTTTGTTAAAAACTCACACAA GTATTACGATGATGCTGCCTGTGTACTGCGGAAGATGTTATTAGATGTAAAAGCACCTCATCTTTCTTCTGTCATTCCACCAACGTTACCATGGAAAGTAAGTGAAGTACTCCTTCCTTGTGAGTCACTAACTCGTCAGGGTAGTGGTATTAATGGCACTTTTGGACTCGCGGAAGAATTACGTTGCGTAATTGCTGTTATTTGCCA TGGTGATAGAACTCCTAAACAGAAGGTGAAGTTAAAGGTTACTGAAGAAAGCCTGTTGAACATAATGATAAAATACAATGGAGGCCGACCTAGATCTGAG GCAAAGCTTAAAAGTGCTATTCAGCTGCAAGAGCTGTTAGATGCCACACGAATGCTGGTCCCTCGCACTAG ACCAGATCGAGAAAGTGACAGTGATGCTGAAGAGGTTGAGCATGCTGAAAAACTTCGCCAAGTTAAAGCAGTCCTTGAGGAG GGAGGACATTTCTCTGGCATATATAGGAAGGTTCAACTAAAGCCACTAAAATGGGTCAAAGTGACAAACAGCAATGGTGAAGTTGAAGAACGACCCACGGAAGCTCTTATGGTTCTAAAATATGGTGGTGTTCTTACACATGCTGGCAGAAAGCAG GCTGAAGAACTTGGAAGATATTTCCGAAACAAAATGTATCCAG GTGAAGGTACGGGATTGCTTCGCCTTCATAGTACATACCGTCATGATCTTAAGATTTACAGCTCTGATGAGGGTCGTGTCCAG ATGTCTGCTGCTGCATTTGCCAAAGGTCTTCTTGACCTAGAAGGGCAACTAACACCAATCCTG GTTTCACTCGTTAGCAAGGACTCCTCCATGTTGGATGGGCTTGAAAATGCCAGTATTGAAATGGAAGCAGCCAAG GCTCGGTTGTATGATCTTATTACCTCTGGTACGAATACAGCTGATAGTGATGAATCAGCTGAATTTCCTTGGACAGTTGATGGTGCTGGATTGCCACCCAATGCATCAGAATTACTTCCGAAGTTG GTGAAGTTGACTAGGAAGGTTACTGAACAAGTAAGACTACTTGCAAAAGATGAAGATAAGAAACTTGCAGAAAGAAGATTATATGATGTAAACACTCCTTATGACCAAGCAACGGCTCTTGGCAAGACAAATATGGATGTTGATCGTATAGCTGCTGGATTACCTTGTGGAAGTGAGGGGTTTCTACTGATGTATGCTCGGTGGAACAAGCTTGAAAGGGAGTTGTATAATGAACGCAAGGA GCGCTTTGATATTACTCAGATTCCAGATGTTTATGATTCATGCAA ATATGATCTGTTGCACAATGCCCATCTTAATCTAGAAGGACTGGATGAGCTTTTCAAAGTTGCTCAG GCACTTGCTGATGGTGTAATTCCAAATGAATATGGAATTAATCCAGAGCAAAAGCTGAAAATTGGTTCAAAG GTAGCTCGTCGGTTATTGGGAAAACTTTTAATTGATCTGAGGAACACTCGAGAGGAAGCCATTAGTGTTGCTGAGCTAAAGAAAAACCAAGATGATCACACATTAAGCATGAAAACTGAAAAGGAAGATGCAGAGGCCAAGTCAAAACTTCATCACAGGAACGATGAAGCGCGAAGATCCACCACTTCCAACACTTTGTCCATGAATGAAACACCCATAGatcaagatgatgatgatgaacaaacCAAATATCGTTTGGATCCAAA GTATGCAAATGTGAGGACACCTGAGCGTCACGTGCGGACACGCTTATACTTTACATCA GCTTAA
- the LOC112716357 gene encoding inositol hexakisphosphate and diphosphoinositol-pentakisphosphate kinase VIP2 isoform X1 — protein sequence MYFLQCGNSCFLCLCEADNHHIMIYYPSSAGGGMKELFRKVGNRSSEFHPEVRRVRREGSYIYEEFMPTGGTDVKVYTVGPEYAHAEARKSPVVDGVVMRNPDGKEVRYPVLLTPAEKEMAREVCIAFRQSVCGFDLLRSNGRSYVCDVNGWSFVKNSHKYYDDAACVLRKMLLDVKAPHLSSVIPPTLPWKVSEVLLPCESLTRQGSGINGTFGLAEELRCVIAVICHGDRTPKQKVKLKVTEESLLNIMIKYNGGRPRSEAKLKSAIQLQELLDATRMLVPRTRPDRESDSDAEEVEHAEKLRQVKAVLEEGGHFSGIYRKVQLKPLKWVKVTNSNGEVEERPTEALMVLKYGGVLTHAGRKQAEELGRYFRNKMYPGEGTGLLRLHSTYRHDLKIYSSDEGRVQMSAAAFAKGLLDLEGQLTPILVSLVSKDSSMLDGLENASIEMEAAKARLYDLITSGTNTADSDESAEFPWTVDGAGLPPNASELLPKLVKLTRKVTEQVRLLAKDEDKKLAERRLYDVNTPYDQATALGKTNMDVDRIAAGLPCGSEGFLLMYARWNKLERELYNERKERFDITQIPDVYDSCKYDLLHNAHLNLEGLDELFKVAQALADGVIPNEYGINPEQKLKIGSKVARRLLGKLLIDLRNTREEAISVAELKKNQDDHTLSMKTEKEDAEAKSKLHHRNDEARRSTTSNTLSMNETPIDQDDDDEQTKYRLDPKYANVRTPERHVRTRLYFTSESHIHSLMNVLRFCNLDESLQGEESLVCHNALVRLSETRELDYMSQIVLRMFENTEVALEDPKRYRIELTFSRGADLSPLENNDCEATSLRQEHTLPIMGPERLQGTGSYLTLETMEKMIRPFAMPEEDFPPPATPAGFSGYFSKSMLERIVNLWPFHRQSSTVGKW from the exons ATGTATTTTCTTCAATGTGGTAATAGCTGTTTTTTATGCCTTTGTGAAGCTGACAACCACCATATAATGATATACTATCCCAGTTCAGCAGGTGGAGGTATGAAGGAATTATTTAGGAAG GTTGGCAACAGGTCCAGCGAGTTCCATCCGGAGGTGAGAAGAGTGAGGCGTGAAGGCTCATATATTTATGAGGAATTCATGCCAACTGGAGGGACAGATGTTAAG GTTTATACAGTAGGTCCTGAATATGCTCATGCTGAGGCAAGGAAGTCCCCCGTTGTTGATGGTGTTGTTATGAGAAATCCTGACGGGAAGGAA GTTAGGTATCCAGTGTTACTGACTCCTGCTGAGAAGGAAATGGCTCGAGAGGTTTGCATTGCATTCAGACAATCG GTTTGTGGGTTTGATCTTTTGAGAAGCAATGGACGTTCTTATGTTTGCGATGTGAATGGCTGGAGCTTTGTTAAAAACTCACACAA GTATTACGATGATGCTGCCTGTGTACTGCGGAAGATGTTATTAGATGTAAAAGCACCTCATCTTTCTTCTGTCATTCCACCAACGTTACCATGGAAAGTAAGTGAAGTACTCCTTCCTTGTGAGTCACTAACTCGTCAGGGTAGTGGTATTAATGGCACTTTTGGACTCGCGGAAGAATTACGTTGCGTAATTGCTGTTATTTGCCA TGGTGATAGAACTCCTAAACAGAAGGTGAAGTTAAAGGTTACTGAAGAAAGCCTGTTGAACATAATGATAAAATACAATGGAGGCCGACCTAGATCTGAG GCAAAGCTTAAAAGTGCTATTCAGCTGCAAGAGCTGTTAGATGCCACACGAATGCTGGTCCCTCGCACTAG ACCAGATCGAGAAAGTGACAGTGATGCTGAAGAGGTTGAGCATGCTGAAAAACTTCGCCAAGTTAAAGCAGTCCTTGAGGAG GGAGGACATTTCTCTGGCATATATAGGAAGGTTCAACTAAAGCCACTAAAATGGGTCAAAGTGACAAACAGCAATGGTGAAGTTGAAGAACGACCCACGGAAGCTCTTATGGTTCTAAAATATGGTGGTGTTCTTACACATGCTGGCAGAAAGCAG GCTGAAGAACTTGGAAGATATTTCCGAAACAAAATGTATCCAG GTGAAGGTACGGGATTGCTTCGCCTTCATAGTACATACCGTCATGATCTTAAGATTTACAGCTCTGATGAGGGTCGTGTCCAG ATGTCTGCTGCTGCATTTGCCAAAGGTCTTCTTGACCTAGAAGGGCAACTAACACCAATCCTG GTTTCACTCGTTAGCAAGGACTCCTCCATGTTGGATGGGCTTGAAAATGCCAGTATTGAAATGGAAGCAGCCAAG GCTCGGTTGTATGATCTTATTACCTCTGGTACGAATACAGCTGATAGTGATGAATCAGCTGAATTTCCTTGGACAGTTGATGGTGCTGGATTGCCACCCAATGCATCAGAATTACTTCCGAAGTTG GTGAAGTTGACTAGGAAGGTTACTGAACAAGTAAGACTACTTGCAAAAGATGAAGATAAGAAACTTGCAGAAAGAAGATTATATGATGTAAACACTCCTTATGACCAAGCAACGGCTCTTGGCAAGACAAATATGGATGTTGATCGTATAGCTGCTGGATTACCTTGTGGAAGTGAGGGGTTTCTACTGATGTATGCTCGGTGGAACAAGCTTGAAAGGGAGTTGTATAATGAACGCAAGGA GCGCTTTGATATTACTCAGATTCCAGATGTTTATGATTCATGCAA ATATGATCTGTTGCACAATGCCCATCTTAATCTAGAAGGACTGGATGAGCTTTTCAAAGTTGCTCAG GCACTTGCTGATGGTGTAATTCCAAATGAATATGGAATTAATCCAGAGCAAAAGCTGAAAATTGGTTCAAAG GTAGCTCGTCGGTTATTGGGAAAACTTTTAATTGATCTGAGGAACACTCGAGAGGAAGCCATTAGTGTTGCTGAGCTAAAGAAAAACCAAGATGATCACACATTAAGCATGAAAACTGAAAAGGAAGATGCAGAGGCCAAGTCAAAACTTCATCACAGGAACGATGAAGCGCGAAGATCCACCACTTCCAACACTTTGTCCATGAATGAAACACCCATAGatcaagatgatgatgatgaacaaacCAAATATCGTTTGGATCCAAA GTATGCAAATGTGAGGACACCTGAGCGTCACGTGCGGACACGCTTATACTTTACATCA GAATCACATATCCATTCACTTATGAATGTACTTCGGTTTTGTAATTTGGATGAATCTCTTCAAGGAGAAGAGTCTCTTGTCTGCCATAATGCTCTAGTGCGGCTAAGTGAAACAAGGGAGCTTGATTATATGAGTCAGATTGTTCTGAGAATGTTTGAAAACACAGAG GTGGCATTAGAAGATCCAAAAAGGTACCGCATAGAGCTGACCTTCAGCCGTGGTGCTGATTTATCCCCCTTGGAG AATAATGATTGTGAGGCTACTTCGTTGCGTCAGGAGCACACACTGCCTATAATGGGTCCGGAGAGGCTCCAGGGAACAGGTTCGTATCTCACATTAGAAACAATGGAGAAGATGATTCGCCCGTTTGCAATGCCTGAAGAAGACTTTCCTCCACCAGCAACACCAGCAGGATTCTCTGGCTATTTCTCAAAAAGTATGCTTGAGCGAATCGTAAATCTTTGGCCTTTCCATAGACAATCAAGTACTGTTGGGAAATGGTAA
- the LOC112716357 gene encoding inositol hexakisphosphate and diphosphoinositol-pentakisphosphate kinase VIP1 isoform X4, which translates to MGFKVEDKVRYPVLLTPAEKEMAREVCIAFRQSVCGFDLLRSNGRSYVCDVNGWSFVKNSHKYYDDAACVLRKMLLDVKAPHLSSVIPPTLPWKVSEVLLPCESLTRQGSGINGTFGLAEELRCVIAVICHGDRTPKQKVKLKVTEESLLNIMIKYNGGRPRSEAKLKSAIQLQELLDATRMLVPRTRPDRESDSDAEEVEHAEKLRQVKAVLEEGGHFSGIYRKVQLKPLKWVKVTNSNGEVEERPTEALMVLKYGGVLTHAGRKQAEELGRYFRNKMYPGEGTGLLRLHSTYRHDLKIYSSDEGRVQMSAAAFAKGLLDLEGQLTPILVSLVSKDSSMLDGLENASIEMEAAKARLYDLITSGTNTADSDESAEFPWTVDGAGLPPNASELLPKLVKLTRKVTEQVRLLAKDEDKKLAERRLYDVNTPYDQATALGKTNMDVDRIAAGLPCGSEGFLLMYARWNKLERELYNERKERFDITQIPDVYDSCKYDLLHNAHLNLEGLDELFKVAQALADGVIPNEYGINPEQKLKIGSKVARRLLGKLLIDLRNTREEAISVAELKKNQDDHTLSMKTEKEDAEAKSKLHHRNDEARRSTTSNTLSMNETPIDQDDDDEQTKYRLDPKYANVRTPERHVRTRLYFTSESHIHSLMNVLRFCNLDESLQGEESLVCHNALVRLSETRELDYMSQIVLRMFENTEVALEDPKRYRIELTFSRGADLSPLENNDCEATSLRQEHTLPIMGPERLQGTGSYLTLETMEKMIRPFAMPEEDFPPPATPAGFSGYFSKSMLERIVNLWPFHRQSSTVGKW; encoded by the exons ATGGGTTTCAAAGTTGAGGACAAG GTTAGGTATCCAGTGTTACTGACTCCTGCTGAGAAGGAAATGGCTCGAGAGGTTTGCATTGCATTCAGACAATCG GTTTGTGGGTTTGATCTTTTGAGAAGCAATGGACGTTCTTATGTTTGCGATGTGAATGGCTGGAGCTTTGTTAAAAACTCACACAA GTATTACGATGATGCTGCCTGTGTACTGCGGAAGATGTTATTAGATGTAAAAGCACCTCATCTTTCTTCTGTCATTCCACCAACGTTACCATGGAAAGTAAGTGAAGTACTCCTTCCTTGTGAGTCACTAACTCGTCAGGGTAGTGGTATTAATGGCACTTTTGGACTCGCGGAAGAATTACGTTGCGTAATTGCTGTTATTTGCCA TGGTGATAGAACTCCTAAACAGAAGGTGAAGTTAAAGGTTACTGAAGAAAGCCTGTTGAACATAATGATAAAATACAATGGAGGCCGACCTAGATCTGAG GCAAAGCTTAAAAGTGCTATTCAGCTGCAAGAGCTGTTAGATGCCACACGAATGCTGGTCCCTCGCACTAG ACCAGATCGAGAAAGTGACAGTGATGCTGAAGAGGTTGAGCATGCTGAAAAACTTCGCCAAGTTAAAGCAGTCCTTGAGGAG GGAGGACATTTCTCTGGCATATATAGGAAGGTTCAACTAAAGCCACTAAAATGGGTCAAAGTGACAAACAGCAATGGTGAAGTTGAAGAACGACCCACGGAAGCTCTTATGGTTCTAAAATATGGTGGTGTTCTTACACATGCTGGCAGAAAGCAG GCTGAAGAACTTGGAAGATATTTCCGAAACAAAATGTATCCAG GTGAAGGTACGGGATTGCTTCGCCTTCATAGTACATACCGTCATGATCTTAAGATTTACAGCTCTGATGAGGGTCGTGTCCAG ATGTCTGCTGCTGCATTTGCCAAAGGTCTTCTTGACCTAGAAGGGCAACTAACACCAATCCTG GTTTCACTCGTTAGCAAGGACTCCTCCATGTTGGATGGGCTTGAAAATGCCAGTATTGAAATGGAAGCAGCCAAG GCTCGGTTGTATGATCTTATTACCTCTGGTACGAATACAGCTGATAGTGATGAATCAGCTGAATTTCCTTGGACAGTTGATGGTGCTGGATTGCCACCCAATGCATCAGAATTACTTCCGAAGTTG GTGAAGTTGACTAGGAAGGTTACTGAACAAGTAAGACTACTTGCAAAAGATGAAGATAAGAAACTTGCAGAAAGAAGATTATATGATGTAAACACTCCTTATGACCAAGCAACGGCTCTTGGCAAGACAAATATGGATGTTGATCGTATAGCTGCTGGATTACCTTGTGGAAGTGAGGGGTTTCTACTGATGTATGCTCGGTGGAACAAGCTTGAAAGGGAGTTGTATAATGAACGCAAGGA GCGCTTTGATATTACTCAGATTCCAGATGTTTATGATTCATGCAA ATATGATCTGTTGCACAATGCCCATCTTAATCTAGAAGGACTGGATGAGCTTTTCAAAGTTGCTCAG GCACTTGCTGATGGTGTAATTCCAAATGAATATGGAATTAATCCAGAGCAAAAGCTGAAAATTGGTTCAAAG GTAGCTCGTCGGTTATTGGGAAAACTTTTAATTGATCTGAGGAACACTCGAGAGGAAGCCATTAGTGTTGCTGAGCTAAAGAAAAACCAAGATGATCACACATTAAGCATGAAAACTGAAAAGGAAGATGCAGAGGCCAAGTCAAAACTTCATCACAGGAACGATGAAGCGCGAAGATCCACCACTTCCAACACTTTGTCCATGAATGAAACACCCATAGatcaagatgatgatgatgaacaaacCAAATATCGTTTGGATCCAAA GTATGCAAATGTGAGGACACCTGAGCGTCACGTGCGGACACGCTTATACTTTACATCA GAATCACATATCCATTCACTTATGAATGTACTTCGGTTTTGTAATTTGGATGAATCTCTTCAAGGAGAAGAGTCTCTTGTCTGCCATAATGCTCTAGTGCGGCTAAGTGAAACAAGGGAGCTTGATTATATGAGTCAGATTGTTCTGAGAATGTTTGAAAACACAGAG GTGGCATTAGAAGATCCAAAAAGGTACCGCATAGAGCTGACCTTCAGCCGTGGTGCTGATTTATCCCCCTTGGAG AATAATGATTGTGAGGCTACTTCGTTGCGTCAGGAGCACACACTGCCTATAATGGGTCCGGAGAGGCTCCAGGGAACAGGTTCGTATCTCACATTAGAAACAATGGAGAAGATGATTCGCCCGTTTGCAATGCCTGAAGAAGACTTTCCTCCACCAGCAACACCAGCAGGATTCTCTGGCTATTTCTCAAAAAGTATGCTTGAGCGAATCGTAAATCTTTGGCCTTTCCATAGACAATCAAGTACTGTTGGGAAATGGTAA